A single region of the Bacillus cereus genome encodes:
- a CDS encoding YbaK/EbsC family protein translates to MYEDVLSLLHKTNASYEKFEHEPVLDYETDRIVRERLGLQGTPSKSLFLKSKSGEYYVFFTLEGTRLNRGEMKEITGESLSLCSPDELREETGCTPGCVAPFGYSQDVTIIVDSSIYTYNKILITPGVPEFTIELSTEELKRILSTCQNTVLEYKKKES, encoded by the coding sequence ATGTACGAAGACGTACTTTCTTTACTACATAAAACAAATGCTTCTTATGAAAAATTTGAACACGAACCAGTACTCGATTATGAGACAGATCGCATCGTTCGTGAAAGGCTCGGCTTACAAGGTACTCCAAGTAAAAGCCTATTTTTAAAATCAAAATCCGGGGAGTACTACGTATTCTTTACGTTAGAGGGAACTCGTCTCAACCGAGGAGAGATGAAAGAAATAACAGGAGAGAGCTTATCTCTCTGTTCTCCTGACGAGCTAAGAGAAGAGACTGGCTGTACTCCAGGATGTGTAGCTCCTTTCGGTTATTCACAAGATGTAACGATTATTGTGGACAGTTCAATTTATACTTACAATAAAATTTTAATTACACCTGGTGTACCTGAATTTACAATTGAATTATCCACAGAGGAATTAAAAAGAATTTTATCAACGTGTCAAAATACAGTTTTAGAGTATAAGAAAAAAGAGAGCTAA
- the lipA gene encoding lipoyl synthase — MTKQTEYKRKPEWLKIKLNTNENYTGLKKMMRSKNLHTVCEEAKCPNIHECWAVRKTATFMILGAVCTRACRFCAVKTGLPTELDLQEPERVADSVVQMGLKHVVITAVARDDLKDGGAAVFAETVRAVRRKNPFTSIEVLPSDMGGVEENLKMLMDAKPDILNHNIETVRRLSNRVRARAKYDRSLEFLRRAKEMQPDIPTKSSIMVGLGETREDLIEAMDDLRANNVDILTLGQYLQPSKKHLPVLKYYPPAEFAELKEIALSKGFSHCEAGPLVRSSYHADEQVRSAKEKTAEAK, encoded by the coding sequence ATGACAAAACAAACAGAGTATAAGCGCAAGCCCGAATGGTTGAAAATTAAGTTAAACACGAATGAAAACTATACAGGCTTAAAGAAAATGATGCGTTCTAAAAATCTTCATACCGTTTGTGAAGAAGCGAAATGTCCGAATATTCATGAATGCTGGGCTGTAAGGAAAACAGCAACATTTATGATTTTAGGTGCGGTTTGTACACGTGCTTGTCGTTTTTGTGCGGTTAAAACAGGCTTGCCAACTGAGCTTGATTTACAAGAGCCAGAACGCGTAGCAGATTCTGTAGTACAAATGGGCTTAAAACACGTTGTTATAACAGCGGTTGCACGTGATGATTTAAAGGACGGCGGAGCAGCTGTTTTCGCTGAAACAGTACGCGCTGTACGTCGTAAAAATCCATTCACGTCTATCGAAGTATTACCATCTGATATGGGTGGGGTAGAAGAAAACTTAAAAATGTTAATGGATGCAAAACCAGATATTTTGAACCATAACATTGAAACAGTACGTCGATTATCTAACCGAGTTCGCGCTAGAGCAAAATATGACCGTTCATTAGAGTTTTTACGTCGAGCAAAAGAAATGCAGCCTGATATTCCAACTAAATCGAGCATTATGGTGGGCTTAGGAGAAACAAGAGAAGATTTAATTGAAGCAATGGATGACTTACGTGCAAACAATGTGGATATTTTAACTCTTGGACAATATCTACAACCATCTAAGAAGCATTTACCAGTTCTTAAATATTATCCACCAGCAGAATTTGCAGAGCTTAAAGAAATTGCACTTAGCAAAGGATTTAGCCACTGTGAAGCTGGTCCACTTGTACGTTCTTCTTATCATGCGGACGAGCAAGTACGTTCTGCAAAAGAAAAAACAGCAGAAGCGAAATAG
- a CDS encoding M23 family metallopeptidase, giving the protein MLRKISLLLSICFLLHQNIAYGEDNQQSIYEKRMALYKETEQSSGIPWYYLAAMDQYERNIRSVRKDIPKKPDAIISLYFKPEIWAGPVNSNDTLPHTISLFGGMGLDGDKDGFANANNDRDLLHTAATILKKQGTSEDHINIMLWEYYRRAKTVELITEYARIYKHYGRINLEGNAFPLPIHSDNSYRSTFGAGRSFGGRRIHEGTDIFARYGVPVRSTCYGVIETKGWNRLGGWRIGIRDLHNNYHYYAHLGGFSKEIQLGQIVEPGKVIGFVGSTGYGPPGTAGKFPPHLHFGMYKDNGYTEWAFDPYMHLSLWERKERANTKR; this is encoded by the coding sequence ATGCTTCGAAAAATTTCTCTTTTGCTTTCGATTTGCTTTCTTCTCCACCAAAACATCGCTTACGGTGAAGATAATCAGCAAAGCATATATGAAAAGCGCATGGCACTATATAAAGAAACTGAGCAATCTTCAGGCATTCCGTGGTATTACTTAGCTGCAATGGATCAATACGAAAGAAACATACGGAGCGTAAGAAAGGATATTCCGAAAAAACCAGATGCCATCATTTCCCTTTATTTTAAACCTGAAATATGGGCTGGACCTGTTAATAGTAACGATACTCTCCCCCATACGATTTCTCTATTTGGCGGAATGGGTTTAGATGGTGACAAAGATGGATTTGCAAATGCAAATAACGACCGTGATCTTCTGCATACCGCAGCAACTATTTTAAAGAAACAGGGAACGTCAGAAGACCATATTAACATTATGCTTTGGGAATATTATAGACGTGCAAAAACAGTTGAATTAATTACAGAATACGCCCGAATTTATAAACATTATGGACGTATTAATTTAGAAGGAAATGCTTTCCCTCTCCCAATCCACAGTGACAATAGCTACCGTAGTACTTTTGGAGCTGGAAGAAGTTTTGGTGGAAGACGAATTCATGAAGGAACCGATATCTTTGCCAGATATGGCGTACCCGTAAGATCCACTTGCTATGGCGTCATTGAAACAAAAGGATGGAATCGTCTTGGCGGATGGCGCATTGGTATTCGTGACCTTCATAATAATTATCACTATTACGCTCATTTAGGCGGGTTCTCTAAAGAAATACAGCTCGGACAAATTGTCGAGCCAGGAAAAGTAATCGGATTTGTCGGTAGCACTGGTTACGGTCCTCCTGGCACAGCTGGAAAATTCCCGCCCCACCTACATTTCGGCATGTATAAAGACAACGGTTATACAGAATGGGCTTTCGATCCATACATGCATTTAAGTCTTTGGGAGCGAAAAGAACGCGCGAATACAAAACGATAA
- the yunB gene encoding sporulation protein YunB, protein MSIFRSKNSRFRRGPISFRYILLISFIIFIVMVVQGLWIVNKSIQPTLIKYGETETHKMATAVMTKAVKDRINEGFDVDSLMKVQTDRNGKVSTIDLNTKQVNEILTSTTEYIEKYLQQVEKGDTKALGVFEENGVSMSVPFGRITDNALLGNIGPNIPINFTPIGHVNTDIKQLVEPQGINNTAIKIIMEVEVTLQVMIPLRTKEITVKQNIPIATRIVQGEVPTYYGSGSVVVPDKKKTDS, encoded by the coding sequence ATGAGCATATTTCGTTCGAAAAATTCGCGGTTTCGAAGGGGACCGATTTCCTTTCGGTATATACTGCTTATTTCGTTTATCATTTTTATCGTAATGGTAGTTCAAGGATTATGGATTGTAAATAAAAGTATTCAACCAACGTTAATTAAGTATGGGGAAACAGAGACGCATAAAATGGCGACAGCAGTTATGACGAAAGCGGTAAAAGACCGAATTAATGAAGGGTTTGATGTAGATTCATTAATGAAAGTACAAACGGATAGGAACGGGAAAGTATCTACAATTGATTTAAATACAAAACAAGTAAATGAAATATTAACATCGACGACTGAATACATAGAGAAATATTTACAACAAGTAGAAAAAGGGGATACGAAAGCACTTGGTGTTTTTGAAGAGAATGGGGTATCTATGTCAGTTCCTTTTGGACGCATAACCGATAATGCGCTTCTTGGTAATATAGGACCAAATATTCCGATTAATTTTACGCCAATTGGCCATGTGAATACGGATATTAAACAGTTAGTTGAGCCGCAAGGAATTAATAACACAGCGATCAAAATTATTATGGAGGTGGAAGTGACGTTACAAGTTATGATTCCGTTACGCACGAAGGAAATTACGGTGAAGCAAAACATTCCGATTGCGACGCGCATTGTTCAAGGTGAGGTGCCTACTTATTACGGAAGCGGAAGTGTTGTTGTACCAGATAAAAAGAAAACGGATAGTTAG
- a CDS encoding YunC family protein, which translates to MVNVEPIIIDNYTFIAVSVKLPKTNLLAVMSDKGYIMCGALDVGLLNEKLGDRGIIAGRAVGVRTIEQLLEAPLESVTIEAEALGITAGTIGKDALLKMR; encoded by the coding sequence ATGGTTAATGTAGAGCCTATTATAATCGATAACTATACGTTTATTGCCGTTAGCGTCAAACTTCCAAAGACAAATTTGCTAGCTGTAATGAGCGATAAAGGATATATTATGTGCGGTGCATTAGATGTAGGTCTTTTAAATGAGAAGTTAGGAGATCGAGGAATTATTGCTGGCCGTGCGGTTGGTGTAAGAACGATTGAACAACTTCTTGAAGCACCGCTGGAATCAGTAACGATTGAAGCCGAAGCTTTAGGCATTACGGCCGGCACAATCGGAAAAGATGCACTATTAAAAATGAGATAA
- a CDS encoding bifunctional metallophosphatase/5'-nucleotidase, with protein MNINKETIIHLYHTNDIHSHFENWPQISRFVQGEKKRRQAAGEAVLTVDIGDHVDRFHSISEATNGLGNTRLLNEALYDYVTIGNNEGITLAKEHLNRLYDDAGFEVLVANLFEKEGVRPAWAQPYKLHTTTDGITVAFIGLTVAYPEFYHMLDWHIEDPIIHLESILEEVKDTAHITVVLSHLGKSMDEYMAEHYDIDVILGAHTHHLFERGVLVNDTLLCCCEKWGHYVGHVQLTVDKETKRLLKKDGRAIKTERLGAYSEPLSTIEMLQEESKQIMAEPVVHLKESLPVDWFKETTFSHMLASALKEWCNADIGMVNAGVLLEGLNEGVVTRGDIHRICPHPINPCLLKVPGKTLREVILKARRPNMENLEVKGFGFRGKVMGKMIYDGLEVIPDTIPGNKILLEDVLINGKSLELDRIYTVGTIDMFTFGYLYPELSTLSHKQYYMPELLRDVLTDMLITHTFSVKL; from the coding sequence CTGAATATAAATAAAGAAACAATCATCCACCTTTATCATACAAACGATATACATAGTCATTTTGAAAATTGGCCACAAATTTCTCGGTTTGTACAAGGAGAGAAAAAGCGAAGACAGGCAGCGGGAGAGGCTGTTTTAACTGTAGATATTGGCGATCATGTGGATCGTTTTCATAGTATTTCGGAAGCGACAAATGGACTTGGGAATACGAGGTTATTAAATGAGGCGTTATATGATTATGTAACGATCGGAAATAATGAAGGAATTACGTTAGCGAAAGAGCATTTGAATCGTCTATATGATGATGCTGGGTTTGAGGTGCTTGTAGCGAATTTATTTGAAAAAGAAGGTGTACGTCCGGCGTGGGCGCAGCCTTATAAATTACATACAACGACAGATGGGATTACGGTTGCCTTTATTGGGTTAACGGTAGCTTATCCAGAGTTTTATCATATGTTAGATTGGCATATTGAAGATCCAATCATCCATTTAGAGTCTATTTTAGAAGAAGTTAAGGATACAGCTCATATTACGGTTGTGCTTTCTCATCTTGGAAAAAGTATGGATGAGTATATGGCGGAGCATTATGATATAGATGTTATTTTAGGTGCACATACGCATCATTTATTTGAGCGTGGCGTTCTTGTAAATGATACCTTGCTTTGCTGTTGTGAAAAGTGGGGACATTACGTTGGTCACGTTCAGCTTACTGTGGATAAAGAGACGAAGAGACTGTTGAAAAAAGACGGTAGAGCGATTAAGACAGAACGGTTAGGTGCTTATAGCGAGCCGTTATCCACAATTGAAATGCTGCAGGAAGAAAGTAAACAGATAATGGCTGAGCCTGTCGTTCATTTAAAAGAATCATTGCCGGTTGATTGGTTTAAGGAGACGACGTTTTCTCATATGTTGGCAAGTGCGCTTAAAGAGTGGTGTAATGCAGATATTGGAATGGTGAACGCTGGTGTACTACTTGAGGGATTAAATGAAGGCGTTGTGACGCGCGGAGATATTCATCGAATTTGTCCACATCCAATTAATCCATGTTTATTAAAAGTGCCAGGGAAGACGTTAAGAGAAGTTATTTTGAAAGCACGCCGTCCGAATATGGAGAATCTTGAGGTGAAAGGATTCGGATTTCGCGGAAAAGTAATGGGGAAAATGATTTACGATGGTTTAGAAGTGATTCCAGATACGATTCCTGGGAATAAAATTTTACTGGAAGATGTATTGATTAACGGGAAATCACTGGAGTTAGATCGTATATATACGGTAGGAACGATTGATATGTTTACGTTTGGATACTTATACCCAGAGCTATCCACACTTTCTCATAAGCAATATTATATGCCAGAACTACTTAGAGATGTGTTAACAGACATGTTGATAACTCATACATTTTCCGTCAAACTATAG
- the sufB gene encoding Fe-S cluster assembly protein SufB: MAKQLPDIGDYKYGFKDKDVSIFRAGRGLTKEIVEEISRMKEEPQWMLDFRLKSLDKFYEMPMPQWGGDLNDLDFDEITYYVKPSEKSEKSWDEVPEEIKATFDKLGIPEAEQKYLAGVSAQYESEVVYHNMKEDLEALGIVFKDTDSALKENEDIFREHFGKVIPPTDNKFSALNSAVWSGGSFIYVPKGIKVDTPLQAYFRINSENMGQFERTLIIVDEGAHVHYVEGCTAPVYTTNSLHSAVVEIIIKKDAYCRYTTIQNWANNVYNLVTKRAVCEENATMEWIDGNIGSKLTMKYPAVILKGEGARGLTLSIAIAGKGQHQDAGAKMIHLAPNTSSTIVSKSIAKHGGKVTYRGIVQFGPKAKNSRSNIECDTLIMDNQSTSDTIPYNEIKNDYVSLEHEAKVSKVSEEQLFYLMSRGISEQEATEMIVMGFIEPFTRELPMEYAVEMNRLIKFEMEGSIG; the protein is encoded by the coding sequence ATGGCGAAGCAACTGCCAGATATCGGCGATTATAAATATGGTTTCAAAGACAAAGACGTTTCGATTTTCCGTGCTGGACGCGGTTTAACAAAAGAAATCGTAGAAGAGATTTCACGTATGAAAGAAGAACCACAGTGGATGTTAGACTTCCGTTTAAAATCACTGGATAAGTTCTATGAAATGCCAATGCCACAATGGGGCGGCGACTTAAACGACTTAGATTTCGATGAAATTACGTACTACGTAAAACCATCTGAGAAATCTGAGAAGTCTTGGGATGAAGTACCTGAGGAAATTAAGGCTACATTTGATAAATTAGGTATTCCTGAAGCTGAGCAAAAATATTTAGCTGGTGTATCTGCACAGTACGAATCTGAAGTTGTATACCACAACATGAAAGAAGACCTAGAGGCTCTAGGAATCGTCTTCAAAGATACAGATAGCGCATTAAAAGAGAACGAAGATATTTTCCGTGAGCATTTCGGAAAAGTAATCCCACCAACAGACAACAAATTCTCTGCATTAAACTCTGCAGTTTGGTCTGGTGGATCATTCATCTACGTTCCAAAAGGTATTAAAGTTGATACACCACTTCAAGCGTATTTCCGTATTAACTCTGAAAATATGGGACAATTCGAGCGTACGCTTATCATCGTAGACGAAGGCGCACACGTACACTACGTAGAAGGTTGTACAGCACCTGTTTACACGACTAACTCACTTCATAGTGCGGTAGTAGAAATCATCATTAAGAAAGATGCATATTGCCGTTATACAACAATCCAAAACTGGGCGAACAACGTATATAACCTAGTTACAAAACGTGCGGTTTGTGAAGAAAACGCAACGATGGAATGGATTGACGGTAACATCGGATCTAAATTAACGATGAAATACCCAGCAGTTATCTTAAAAGGCGAAGGCGCTCGTGGTTTAACATTATCTATCGCGATTGCTGGTAAAGGCCAACACCAAGATGCTGGTGCGAAAATGATTCACTTAGCACCAAACACGTCTTCAACAATCGTTTCTAAATCGATTGCGAAGCATGGTGGTAAAGTAACTTACCGTGGTATCGTACAATTCGGACCAAAAGCGAAAAACTCTCGCTCTAACATCGAGTGTGACACGTTAATCATGGATAACCAATCTACATCTGATACAATTCCTTACAACGAAATCAAAAACGATTACGTTTCACTTGAGCACGAAGCGAAAGTATCGAAAGTATCAGAAGAACAATTATTCTACCTAATGAGCCGTGGTATTTCTGAGCAAGAAGCTACAGAAATGATCGTAATGGGCTTCATCGAGCCATTCACTCGCGAACTTCCAATGGAATACGCAGTTGAAATGAACCGCCTAATCAAGTTTGAGATGGAAGGTTCTATTGGTTAA
- the sufU gene encoding Fe-S cluster assembly sulfur transfer protein SufU has product MSFNNLDTLYRQVIMDHYKNPRNHGVLEDSVTVNLNNPTCGDRIQLTMKVEEGIVQEAKFEGEGCSISMSSASMMTQAVKGKKIEEALKLSKIFSDMMLGKEYDDSIDLGDIEALQGVCKFPARIKCATLAWKALEKGLNEDK; this is encoded by the coding sequence ATGTCATTTAATAATTTAGATACGTTATATCGTCAAGTTATTATGGATCATTATAAAAATCCTCGTAACCATGGCGTGCTAGAAGATAGTGTTACCGTTAACTTGAACAATCCAACTTGCGGCGATCGTATTCAACTTACGATGAAAGTAGAAGAGGGTATTGTACAAGAAGCGAAGTTTGAAGGCGAAGGATGTTCAATTTCAATGTCTTCAGCTTCAATGATGACACAAGCAGTAAAAGGAAAGAAAATTGAAGAGGCTCTTAAGCTTTCTAAAATTTTCTCTGACATGATGCTAGGAAAAGAGTATGATGACAGCATTGATTTAGGAGATATTGAAGCATTACAAGGCGTATGCAAGTTCCCGGCACGTATTAAATGTGCAACATTAGCGTGGAAAGCGTTAGAAAAGGGCTTAAACGAAGATAAGTAA
- the sufS gene encoding cysteine desulfurase SufS produces MNIHEIRKQFPILDQKVNGKQLVYFDSAATSQKPIQVIETLERYYKEYNSNVHRGVHTLGTKATDAYEGAREKVRKFINAKSMEEIIFTRGTTTALNTVAASYGLDNVKEGDEIVISYMEHHSNIIPWQQVAKKTGATLKYLPLQPDGTISLEDVRQTVTPNTKIVSIMHVSNVLGTINPVKEIGAIAHENGAIMIVDGAQSAPHMKVDVQDLNCDFYALSAHKMCGPTGVGVLYGKKELLNNMEPIEFGGEMIDFVDLQESTWKELPWKFEAGTPIIGNAIGLGVAIDFLEEIGLHNIEKHEHELAQYALERLSEVDGVTIYGPKHRAGLVTFNIEDVHPHDVATVLDVEGIAVRAGHHCAQPLMKWLKASSTARASFYLYNTKEEIDTFVESLIKTKEYFTNVI; encoded by the coding sequence ATGAATATTCATGAAATACGCAAACAGTTTCCAATTCTTGATCAAAAAGTGAACGGCAAACAACTTGTTTATTTCGATAGTGCAGCAACTTCTCAAAAACCAATTCAAGTCATTGAAACGTTAGAACGTTACTATAAAGAATATAATTCTAACGTGCATCGCGGTGTTCATACGCTCGGTACGAAAGCTACCGACGCGTATGAAGGTGCACGTGAGAAAGTTCGCAAGTTTATTAACGCGAAATCAATGGAAGAGATTATTTTCACGCGCGGAACGACAACTGCATTAAATACAGTAGCAGCTAGCTATGGTCTTGATAATGTAAAAGAAGGCGATGAAATCGTCATCTCTTACATGGAGCACCATAGTAACATCATTCCGTGGCAACAAGTTGCGAAGAAAACTGGCGCAACTTTAAAATACCTTCCGCTTCAACCAGACGGTACAATTTCTTTAGAAGATGTTCGTCAAACAGTTACACCGAATACAAAAATCGTTTCTATTATGCACGTGTCAAACGTACTTGGAACGATTAACCCTGTAAAAGAAATCGGAGCAATCGCACATGAAAACGGTGCAATCATGATCGTTGATGGAGCCCAAAGTGCACCTCATATGAAAGTGGATGTACAAGATTTAAACTGTGATTTCTACGCATTATCTGCTCATAAGATGTGCGGACCAACAGGTGTCGGCGTATTATATGGTAAGAAAGAATTGCTAAACAATATGGAACCAATTGAATTTGGTGGTGAAATGATTGATTTCGTAGACTTACAAGAGTCTACGTGGAAAGAGCTTCCGTGGAAGTTCGAAGCAGGTACACCGATTATCGGTAATGCAATCGGACTTGGTGTGGCAATTGATTTCCTAGAAGAAATCGGTCTTCATAATATTGAAAAGCATGAACATGAATTAGCGCAATACGCTTTAGAAAGACTATCAGAAGTAGATGGCGTTACAATTTATGGTCCAAAGCATCGCGCTGGTCTAGTTACATTTAATATTGAAGACGTACATCCTCACGATGTAGCAACTGTATTAGATGTAGAAGGCATTGCGGTTCGCGCAGGACATCACTGTGCACAGCCGCTTATGAAGTGGCTAAAAGCTTCTTCTACAGCACGTGCAAGCTTCTATTTATATAATACAAAAGAAGAAATTGATACATTTGTTGAATCGCTAATCAAGACAAAGGAGTATTTCACAAATGTCATTTAA
- the sufD gene encoding Fe-S cluster assembly protein SufD produces MTIGTLPFDQETIRQRASEVNEAAWLTEFRLQALAQATELPMPTPDKTKIEKWDFIGKGDAAKQEPVSSLTELPEAVKNLIDENNSVLVQRTGTTAFVSLADEAKEKGVIFTDIVTAATEHAELLQKYLMKDGVKVDEHRLTALHAALINGGAFVYVPKNVVLETPLQAVFLVDGEEANVYNHVLFVADANSTATYVENYVANENAKGIANIVAEVIVEQGAQVKFGAVDLLAKDVTTYVNRRGVVGRDGRIDWALGLMNDGNTISENVTNLMGDGSYADTKTVTIGRGNQTQNFTTKVVHFGKHSEGWILKHGVQKDSATSIFNGIGKIEHGASKSNAQQSSRVLMLDEKARGDANPILLIDEDDVMAGHAASVGRVDPYQLYYLMSRGIPKREAERLVIHGFLAPVVNELPIEGVKAQLVEVIERKVR; encoded by the coding sequence ATGACAATCGGTACATTACCTTTCGATCAAGAAACAATCCGTCAGCGCGCAAGCGAAGTAAACGAAGCTGCTTGGTTGACTGAGTTCCGCTTACAAGCTCTTGCACAAGCAACTGAACTTCCAATGCCAACGCCTGATAAAACGAAAATTGAAAAATGGGACTTTATCGGGAAAGGCGACGCTGCTAAGCAAGAGCCTGTAAGTTCTTTAACAGAGCTTCCAGAAGCAGTGAAAAACTTAATCGATGAAAATAACAGCGTATTAGTACAACGTACTGGTACAACTGCTTTCGTTTCTTTAGCAGACGAAGCAAAAGAAAAAGGTGTTATTTTTACAGACATCGTAACAGCTGCAACAGAGCATGCTGAACTATTACAAAAGTATTTAATGAAAGATGGCGTGAAAGTAGACGAGCATCGTCTAACTGCACTTCATGCTGCATTAATCAACGGCGGTGCATTCGTATATGTTCCGAAAAACGTTGTTCTTGAAACTCCACTTCAAGCTGTATTCTTAGTAGACGGCGAAGAAGCTAACGTATATAACCACGTATTATTCGTAGCTGATGCGAACAGTACTGCAACTTATGTAGAAAACTACGTTGCAAATGAAAATGCTAAAGGTATTGCAAATATCGTAGCAGAAGTAATCGTGGAACAAGGCGCACAAGTGAAATTCGGTGCGGTTGATCTATTAGCAAAAGACGTAACAACTTACGTTAACCGCCGCGGTGTTGTTGGACGCGACGGCCGTATTGATTGGGCTTTAGGCCTTATGAATGACGGAAACACAATTTCAGAGAACGTTACGAACTTAATGGGCGACGGTTCATATGCTGATACGAAAACAGTAACAATTGGCCGTGGTAACCAAACACAAAACTTTACAACTAAAGTTGTTCACTTCGGTAAACACTCTGAAGGTTGGATCTTGAAACACGGTGTACAAAAAGATAGTGCAACATCTATCTTTAACGGAATTGGTAAGATTGAACACGGTGCATCTAAATCAAATGCACAACAATCTTCTCGCGTTCTTATGTTAGACGAGAAAGCTCGTGGGGATGCAAACCCAATTCTTTTAATTGACGAAGATGATGTAATGGCAGGTCACGCAGCTTCAGTAGGCCGCGTAGATCCGTACCAATTATACTACTTGATGAGCCGTGGTATTCCAAAACGCGAAGCAGAACGTTTAGTCATCCATGGATTCTTAGCACCTGTAGTAAATGAGCTTCCAATTGAAGGAGTAAAAGCACAGCTTGTTGAGGTAATTGAAAGGAAAGTTCGCTAA
- the sufC gene encoding Fe-S cluster assembly ATPase SufC: MAGSTLTVKDLHVSIDGKEILKGVNLEVKGGEIHAIMGPNGTGKSTLSSAIMGHPKYEVTEGSIIIDGEDVLEMEVDERAQAGLFLAMQYPSEISGVTNADFLRSAINARREEGDEISLMKFIRTLDKNMEFLEMDPEMAQRYLNEGFSGGEKKRNEILQLMMIEPKIAILDEIDSGLDIDALKVVSKGINQMRGEEFGCLMITHYQRLLNYITPDFVHVMMNGRIVKSGGPELAQRLEAEGYDWIKKELGIEDETAEQEA; encoded by the coding sequence ATGGCTGGTTCTACATTAACGGTGAAAGACTTACACGTATCAATTGATGGCAAAGAAATTTTAAAAGGTGTAAACCTTGAAGTAAAGGGTGGAGAAATCCACGCAATTATGGGACCTAACGGAACAGGTAAATCAACTTTATCTTCTGCGATTATGGGTCACCCAAAGTATGAAGTAACAGAAGGTAGCATCATCATCGACGGTGAAGATGTATTAGAAATGGAAGTAGACGAGCGCGCACAAGCAGGTCTATTCTTAGCAATGCAATATCCAAGTGAAATTAGCGGAGTAACAAACGCTGACTTCTTACGTTCTGCAATTAATGCACGTCGTGAAGAAGGCGATGAAATTTCTCTTATGAAATTTATCCGTACTTTAGATAAAAACATGGAATTCCTAGAAATGGATCCAGAAATGGCACAACGTTACTTAAACGAAGGTTTCTCTGGTGGAGAGAAAAAACGTAACGAAATTCTTCAATTAATGATGATTGAGCCAAAAATCGCAATCTTAGATGAAATCGACTCAGGTCTTGATATCGATGCATTAAAAGTTGTATCTAAAGGTATTAACCAAATGCGCGGCGAAGAGTTCGGTTGCCTAATGATTACGCATTACCAACGTTTATTAAACTACATCACTCCAGATTTCGTTCACGTTATGATGAACGGTCGTATCGTTAAATCTGGTGGCCCTGAGCTTGCACAACGTCTAGAAGCTGAAGGTTACGACTGGATTAAAAAAGAATTAGGTATTGAAGACGAAACAGCAGAGCAAGAAGCGTAA